ttcttatattatttattggttttttCTCTTGTCAATCAATTTGTGAATCCTTTTTTTGTGCCCTCACTGTTATGTtacaaaatggaatctttaaggTCAAGCAAGGTAATTTGCCAAATTCATTGCTAATAACTTTAAAATGTAGATTCTCTTTTAAGTTGGGGCACAAATGTAAAACGATTTGTGGGTATAACAGTAAAATCACCTTTCATCGTCCCTTCCAGCAGACCATCTCCCCATCAGTGAAGTGCCACTCCTGTTGCCAAGACCCTGGATTGAAGGTATGTGAGATACTCTTCCATTATTTGGCGAATTTCTTATGCAGAAGGTCTGGGTTTTTAATTTGGAACTCATGAGGGAAATAGGAGTTAGGCTATGGGCTCGTGGGCTGGATGAATGTATATGAAGAGAACATCTCTGCTATTCTTGCTTGGGGCAATGGTATAGAATCGAAAATGCACATAATGCActtacccctcccccccccccccccaacctcccaacccaaaaaaaaaagctggctttctcttctttgttaATCTGGTAAGGTGGGAAACAGTGATTATGATTGAAAAATAGTAGACCAAATATGTCTACAAAGTTTCTGCTTTAATCAGTTTGGAATATAATTCCTTTCCATCTGAGTTTAAATTTTCTCTTCACTAATGGAAcgtttttgttttaaactttACAAAGAATTGTCAATTTTCACTTGCTTCCACAaacaaattttgttttaaaCTGTACCATTCCCACTGATTAGGTTTATTTGCCGCATAACAATGCTCAGGTGCTTCCTTTACAATATGAAGGCCTTCACTGAATATGTTACTGATGACTAGTTGTATTGTCTTTATGCTAGTGGCATGCCAAATTTTTCTTTATTCAGACCCTGATCTTGCTAGACTTGTTTGAGATTCAAAATTGTTTAATCTTTGCGCTGCTTACCTATGGTTGACTCTGGAAACTGTACAATAAAATTTATTAGTAAACCTGTGTAAATTTTTAAGGGATTGATGGTTAAACATCCTCAATACAGCACAAAACTTGGATAAAGAGAAGTTTCTGAAGGAGCTAGGATTTAGGTGAAGCTCTTGTATTTCAACCCAGTTTTAGCATAAAAAACTTGTGTAATAATCATAATTTCCTATCCCACTGCAGTTCTCAAATAGgaaatctgttttttttcttcatctttttttggAGGTTTATTACCGGATTGGGATATTTTTAAACAAGATCTTCCTATATGCCTAGCTTAAGATTGGCAAATCTTATGAAAATTCTGGAACGTCCCAAGTCTGCAGAGAAGTGTTGTCAAGTTAAACAGCGTACATTATTGGGGGATGTATATATAATTGTCTGTCCAATTGGGGTTCCTTGGaacattagtttttattttctatttaacaTTTATATTAACAAAAATTTCTGAATAAACATCATATTTAcgtttttcaaaaaataaaaaataaaaaattgggtgCAACTCATGATATAACTGCAGATTAATTGAtagttttagaaaattttgatgGTTATCGCCATCACTTCCTCTAAGAGCTATGCCTTTTTTTTAGATGTCATGTTTAAGATCAGCCACATCTGTTGGGGATAAGATGCACGGATATTTTCCTGTTTCTTTGATAGTTCTCTTAATAATGACTGACTCGTTTTTACAGGGTGGCTTGGTTCGTGAAAAATTGTGGGACCTGTTGGTTAATGAGCCTGGTGTTGTGATGGAAGAAGGTTTCCCTAATGCTACTGGCAGGGAACAGTCAATAAAGGGGATGAGAACATCAGAATTCTGCTTGCACCCTGCTGGTGACACACCTACTTCATGCCGACTTTTTGATGCCATTCAAAGTCTTTGTATTCCTGTGATTGTTAGTGACGATATTGAGCTTCCATTTGAAGGTATGTTGGACTACAtggatttttctgtttttgtatCAGTCAATGATGCATTGCAACCAAACTGGCTTGTGAGCCACCTAAAGAGCTTCTCTAAAGAACAGAGGGATGCATTCCGCCGCAATATGGCTCATGTTCAGCCTATTTTTGAGTATGATAACGGCCATCTGGGTGGTATTGGACCAATTCCTCTAGATGGTGCAGTGAACCACATTTGGAAAATGGTTCACCAAAAAGTACCCATGATTAAGGAAGCTATTATTCGAGAGAAGAGAAAACCCAAAGGTGTATCAGTTCCTCTTCGATGTCATTGTACATGAATCGTCAAGGCTAATCTAccttaatttcttttctttccttgtaaTGCAAAGAGATTTTAACTACAAACATCTTTTGATGTATCATTAGGTCATAGGGTTTTATGTCacaataaattgaaattattgtTGCCATGAAAAAAGCTTTTTGTTCTCTAGTTCCCTTGATTGTTTGTATTATTTTCATGagcaaaaataaaagggggtaAATTAATATCTAAGGTTGCTAACGTTTAGGGTATCTACatttaaaaaattatgtttagGGTGCTCCAAGCATAAAGAATTGAGTTAACGATCAATTTCAAGGCAGTTTCACTAGTGCagcctagagagagagagagagagagataatgttAGTGAATATTATCAAGACCCAAATGTTTTTGATAGATATAGAAACTTGGGTGTTTGGTCATTTCATCATTATTaatatcttaccaaaaaataatcaTCATTAATAAATCTATTAATGTGTATTAACACAGTTTATGCTTGGGGTTAAAGGTGTCAATTTAGGATTAAAACCAGGAACCATCCTGAAACTGACCCGCTAAAACATAGATACCTAGTATTAAGACATTTGTATTAATGCCTATACAATTTTATAGATGTTTTAAATGTTGAGGTTTTAgtgtcttgacttctgatgatggactatatgggtatttcggtaaatttcttGTATAGGATTTCGCAATAAAACTATAGTGAGAGTTCTTTTTTGTAttgaaaatctgagagaggtgtgaggaacgagcAACTGTAACTTTATTTTCCATTGATAATGaaatagatctcatctcaccgtggacgtaggcaatcttgccgaaccacgtaaatctttgtgcacgtgtgattgtgtttgcgatttTCATTCTTCTCTGCATCGTATTAGGTTTTACATTAAAAGAAACACATTGATTAACACAAAACAGGGGAGCCAGAACCAGAATTGAACAAAGCCCAAGAAATTAAAACAACATAAAAACTCCACAGCCCTCTAAACAAGAGTCATCAATAATACTCTTCTACATGGCTTGAAATCCAACAAgaactctttttttcttttctactctAGACCAATCTTCTTCCTGAGTTGCAGAACGAAGTTGTAGACCTTGTCTAAGTCAGGAAGGGACTTGGCCACACTATCCCTCTGCATGCACTTCTTGGCCCAAACAATCAGCTTTGGGCACTCTGCTTCAATGCTGAAGTTTCCACATTTCTCCAAGGTGTAAAACCAGCTGTAGAAAGGCACAAGCCTCACATCCAAGTATCCAAAACTCTCACCACCAAAGTAAAGCTTGTCTCCAAGCTCTCCTTCTAAGAATTTCAAGACCTCTATGAATTCCTTCTTAGCTGCCTCTTGTTTTTCTCCCTTTGTACTCCATGTTTCCCTTATAGAGGTGAAAACCTGCCATTTCACAAAACAAGAAAGGACTGATGAttattagaaaagaagaaaaaagagaagggagtaAATTAAACTGCAAGATATATAAATACCTTCCTTCTTGTCAACGTAATCAGCCCAGAACCTGGCCTGGGCTT
The nucleotide sequence above comes from Telopea speciosissima isolate NSW1024214 ecotype Mountain lineage chromosome 3, Tspe_v1, whole genome shotgun sequence. Encoded proteins:
- the LOC122656668 gene encoding probable glutathione S-transferase, giving the protein MADKVVLLDFWPSFFGMRARIALAEKGIEYQYKEENVLQDKSPLLLQMNPVKKTIPVLIHNGKPISESLIIVQYIDETWKDKSPLLPSGPYQQAQARFWADYVDKKVFTSIRETWSTKGEKQEAAKKEFIEVLKFLEGELGDKLYFGGESFGYLDVRLVPFYSWFYTLEKCGNFSIEAECPKLIVWAKKCMQRDSVAKSLPDLDKVYNFVLQLRKKIGLE